A single region of the Neisseria zoodegmatis genome encodes:
- a CDS encoding M16 family metallopeptidase, with translation MRLIRFLLLAAVLFSAAFVRAGKVEHVEGKLDNGLIYHIFNVPSAERRLVLRLQVEAGAADEDGGEEGIAHITEHMVFQSSAAFPQGLSDHLNQEGWQLGRHYNAQTGYRFTRYLLTPPQGRRQLEDALAVYRQILSPQNFSPADWHKEQQVILAEWRQQQTLANRLSRRHHALLHSGSRSGRYAPIGSRDAIENAQIATANRFHGKWYGSNNAVLVIVGDINPKKAAAAVEAALGRLKPISLPVRNATEYEPKPHAQPQQYITDKDNTENKLSLVFRFNNAASQENSDAGLYQRLLDNFAAHIINTRLQAEGGTVAMKFGDLGKQTGSLGFYTDVLPGGHQEALAALHRLIENVKQQPASDSETAAYRKIVHNHLSRQDALPDDFPNIVQTADETALAGKRVPSAAQRAAERGQLYRVNAQAVNRRILEWLDSADKLVMMQTAASEPQNTTASDKPLAESKAKMPSEKTVPTRAHIRPVTPERIIPKAAAKNVFSTHKGQGSVVSKSYDKDNAVTYLKFSNGDHIAILHHAVAGKKLYFKAVADTGYLQRGVNAWQAQLAADIVNRSTPEGFDKAAFKQWQRQHGIQYRYQLDSDRQSVDVQVSETGLEMLLQLYRSRQTAPATDGWQAELEAAAVRLPVYLQSVPGKQEQELEILRYGQTEIRPQSSGEIHAVTQHDIVQQWRRLAAKPVNYYIVSSMPSEKIIPLLTQYLADIPRSPAENINRPLLEGATLRRAHINDIDGTDVNAWSWQPFYDWTPDTSEQIPLLVNLANARLKDELRSRNQSTYSVKFAALPEPVYNRVESNLFFSTPPEQAAEAWETAQQILQRLPENLTKTEADNLQQLFIEQEAKRRQNPEVWLERLAASHRHYGDARYLSRLPQLHRTIIQTRLRQTAKLLWSTQNARVLLVDPSR, from the coding sequence ATGCGACTCATACGTTTTTTACTGCTTGCCGCAGTGCTTTTCTCTGCCGCTTTCGTACGCGCGGGTAAAGTGGAGCATGTCGAAGGTAAACTCGACAACGGCTTGATTTATCACATTTTCAACGTGCCTTCCGCCGAACGCAGGCTGGTTTTGCGCTTGCAGGTGGAAGCCGGAGCCGCCGATGAAGACGGCGGCGAGGAAGGCATCGCCCACATCACCGAACACATGGTGTTTCAAAGCTCGGCGGCTTTTCCGCAAGGCTTGTCGGATCATTTGAATCAGGAAGGCTGGCAGCTCGGCCGCCACTACAACGCCCAAACCGGCTACCGTTTTACCCGCTATCTGCTCACGCCGCCGCAGGGCAGGCGCCAGCTTGAAGACGCTTTGGCGGTTTACCGGCAGATTCTTTCCCCGCAAAACTTCTCGCCTGCCGATTGGCACAAAGAGCAGCAAGTGATTTTGGCCGAGTGGCGCCAGCAGCAAACGCTGGCCAACCGCCTGAGCCGCCGGCATCACGCCTTGCTGCACAGCGGCTCGCGCAGCGGCCGTTATGCGCCCATCGGCAGCCGCGATGCGATTGAAAACGCGCAGATTGCTACGGCAAACCGTTTTCACGGCAAATGGTACGGTAGCAATAATGCCGTGCTGGTTATCGTCGGCGACATCAATCCCAAAAAAGCCGCCGCTGCCGTTGAAGCCGCATTAGGCCGTCTGAAACCGATCAGCCTGCCCGTGCGCAATGCCACCGAATACGAACCCAAGCCGCACGCGCAGCCGCAGCAGTATATTACCGATAAAGACAATACCGAAAACAAACTGTCGCTGGTGTTCCGTTTCAATAATGCCGCGTCGCAAGAAAACAGCGATGCCGGCCTTTATCAGCGGCTGCTGGATAATTTTGCCGCGCACATTATCAACACGCGTTTGCAGGCGGAAGGCGGGACTGTGGCCATGAAGTTCGGCGATCTCGGCAAGCAAACAGGCTCGCTCGGTTTCTATACCGATGTTCTGCCGGGCGGGCATCAAGAGGCTTTGGCTGCGTTGCACCGCCTGATTGAGAATGTGAAACAGCAGCCCGCGTCAGACAGCGAAACCGCTGCCTACCGCAAAATCGTGCACAACCATTTGAGCCGTCAAGACGCATTGCCCGACGATTTCCCCAACATCGTTCAGACGGCCGATGAAACCGCGCTTGCCGGTAAGCGTGTGCCTTCTGCCGCGCAGAGAGCCGCCGAACGCGGGCAGCTTTACCGTGTGAATGCCCAAGCCGTGAATCGCCGCATTTTGGAATGGCTGGATTCGGCCGACAAACTCGTGATGATGCAGACGGCAGCGTCGGAGCCGCAAAACACAACCGCGTCTGATAAGCCGCTTGCCGAATCTAAGGCCAAGATGCCGTCTGAAAAAACAGTGCCGACGCGTGCGCATATCCGCCCCGTTACGCCCGAGCGAATTATTCCGAAGGCAGCAGCGAAAAATGTTTTCTCTACGCACAAAGGGCAGGGCAGCGTCGTCTCGAAAAGCTACGATAAAGACAACGCCGTTACCTATCTGAAATTCAGCAACGGCGACCACATCGCGATTCTGCATCATGCCGTTGCGGGCAAGAAACTGTATTTCAAAGCCGTGGCCGACACCGGCTATCTGCAACGCGGCGTGAATGCTTGGCAGGCGCAGTTGGCGGCCGATATTGTGAACCGCTCCACTCCCGAAGGTTTCGACAAAGCTGCCTTCAAACAATGGCAGCGTCAACACGGCATTCAATACCGTTATCAGCTCGACAGCGACCGCCAAAGCGTAGATGTGCAAGTGTCCGAAACCGGTTTGGAGATGCTGCTGCAACTCTACCGCAGCCGCCAAACCGCCCCCGCCACCGACGGCTGGCAAGCAGAGCTGGAAGCCGCAGCCGTGCGCTTGCCGGTGTATCTGCAATCCGTGCCGGGCAAGCAGGAGCAGGAATTGGAGATACTGCGTTACGGCCAAACCGAAATCCGCCCTCAAAGCAGCGGCGAAATCCACGCCGTGACACAGCACGACATCGTGCAACAATGGCGCAGGCTGGCGGCCAAGCCGGTGAATTACTATATTGTGAGCAGCATGCCGTCTGAAAAAATCATACCTCTGCTCACACAATATCTGGCCGACATTCCCCGCAGCCCTGCCGAAAACATTAACAGGCCGCTGCTGGAAGGGGCGACCTTGCGCCGCGCTCACATCAACGATATCGACGGCACCGATGTGAATGCGTGGTCTTGGCAGCCTTTCTATGATTGGACGCCCGATACCTCGGAACAGATTCCGCTGCTGGTCAACCTTGCCAATGCGCGTTTGAAAGACGAATTGCGCAGCCGCAACCAAAGCACATACAGCGTCAAGTTTGCCGCTTTGCCCGAGCCTGTTTACAACCGCGTGGAAAGCAACCTCTTCTTCAGCACGCCGCCCGAGCAGGCCGCCGAAGCATGGGAAACCGCCCAGCAGATTTTGCAGCGCCTTCCCGAAAACCTCACCAAAACCGAGGCCGACAACCTGCAACAGCTGTTTATCGAGCAGGAAGCCAAACGCCGCCAAAATCCCGAAGTGTGGCTGGAGCGTTTGGCCGCCAGCCACAGGCACTACGGCGACGCCCGCTATCTGAGCCGCTTGCCGCAGCTGCACCGAACCATCATACAAACCCGTTTACGCCAAACTGCCAAGCTCTTGTGGTCAACCCAAAACGCGCGGGTGTTGCTGGTGGATCCGAGCCGGTAA
- a CDS encoding MarC family protein, translated as MIGMEIGKLILAFMVLINPFGALSIYLDLTRNLSTRERRKVAQVASATVMIVITAFCLTGGAILKLFGISVGAFQVGGGILVLLIAISMMNGGNNPAKPDVGTGEDNDITIRPKAAQSIGAIAVVPLAIPMMIGPGGISTVIIYASAAKHYRDTLMILAAGLVISLICYGVLMAATYVSKKLGDTGLTILNRVMGMLLAAVSVEIIVAGLKALFPQLAV; from the coding sequence ATGATAGGCATGGAAATCGGCAAACTGATTTTGGCGTTTATGGTGCTGATCAACCCGTTTGGCGCACTGTCGATTTATTTGGATTTAACCCGCAACCTCAGCACGCGGGAGCGCCGCAAAGTGGCGCAGGTGGCCTCGGCTACCGTGATGATTGTGATTACTGCGTTTTGCTTAACCGGCGGGGCTATCTTGAAGCTTTTCGGTATCAGCGTCGGCGCGTTTCAAGTGGGCGGCGGCATTTTGGTGCTGCTGATTGCCATTTCGATGATGAACGGCGGCAACAACCCGGCCAAGCCCGATGTGGGCACGGGGGAGGACAACGATATTACCATCCGCCCCAAAGCCGCCCAGAGCATAGGCGCGATTGCCGTAGTGCCGCTGGCGATTCCGATGATGATCGGGCCGGGCGGCATTTCTACCGTGATTATTTATGCTTCGGCGGCCAAACATTACCGCGATACGCTGATGATTTTGGCGGCAGGTTTGGTAATCAGCCTGATTTGTTACGGCGTGTTGATGGCTGCCACTTATGTGAGCAAAAAGCTCGGCGATACCGGTTTGACCATTCTCAACCGCGTGATGGGCATGCTGCTGGCGGCGGTTTCCGTAGAAATCATCGTGGCTGGCTTGAAAGCCTTGTTTCCGCAATTGGCGGTTTAA
- the rodA gene encoding rod shape-determining protein RodA, whose protein sequence is MNMNEETLLGRIRRVVWEPMDPWLFYAMLAIYIMSLFLLYSADGQEIGQLENKTVHTVLAFILLWFIARAKPQTLSAFAPPMYALGVVLLLGVHFFGVTVNGSTRWLNIGIGRIQPSEIMKIALPMMVAWYFQKYEMSLRWYHYVVALLLVMIPGVLILKQPDLGTATLIMASGLFVIFFAGLPWRVIFTALVGFLTALPLIWNYGMHDYQKTRVLTLLEPTKDPLGAGYHILQSMIAIGSGGIWGKGWLNGTQTHLDYIPEATTDFIFAVYGEEFGLIGNVLLLAIYLLILGRGLYIAAKAPTLYSRTLAGALTMTFFCYAFVNMGMVSGILPVVGVPLPLVSYGGTATLSIMVVLALLMGIGNQQR, encoded by the coding sequence ATGAATATGAATGAAGAAACACTGTTGGGCAGAATCCGGCGCGTGGTGTGGGAGCCTATGGATCCGTGGCTGTTTTATGCCATGTTGGCAATTTACATCATGAGCCTGTTTTTGCTGTATTCCGCCGACGGGCAGGAAATCGGCCAGCTTGAAAACAAAACCGTACACACGGTATTGGCGTTTATCCTGCTGTGGTTTATCGCACGGGCGAAGCCGCAGACCTTATCCGCATTTGCGCCGCCCATGTATGCCTTGGGCGTGGTGTTGCTGTTGGGCGTGCATTTTTTCGGCGTAACGGTCAACGGCTCGACCCGCTGGCTGAATATCGGTATCGGGCGCATACAGCCGTCTGAAATCATGAAAATAGCTTTGCCGATGATGGTGGCGTGGTATTTTCAGAAATACGAAATGTCGTTGCGCTGGTATCACTACGTCGTCGCGCTGCTGCTGGTGATGATTCCCGGTGTGCTGATTTTGAAGCAGCCCGATTTGGGTACGGCCACGCTGATTATGGCTTCCGGCCTGTTTGTGATTTTCTTTGCCGGTTTGCCGTGGAGAGTGATTTTTACCGCGCTGGTCGGCTTTTTGACCGCGCTGCCGCTGATTTGGAACTACGGTATGCACGACTACCAAAAAACGCGCGTGCTGACCCTGCTCGAACCGACTAAAGACCCGCTGGGCGCGGGCTACCATATTTTGCAGTCGATGATTGCCATCGGTTCGGGCGGTATTTGGGGCAAAGGCTGGCTCAACGGTACGCAAACCCATTTGGACTACATTCCCGAAGCCACCACCGACTTCATCTTCGCCGTGTACGGAGAGGAATTCGGTTTAATCGGCAATGTGTTGCTGCTGGCGATTTACCTGCTGATTTTGGGGCGCGGCCTCTACATCGCCGCCAAAGCGCCCACTTTATACAGCCGGACGTTAGCCGGTGCGCTCACGATGACGTTTTTCTGCTATGCTTTTGTCAATATGGGCATGGTCAGCGGCATTCTTCCCGTGGTGGGCGTGCCCTTGCCGCTGGTCAGCTACGGCGGCACGGCCACCTTATCGATTATGGTGGTGCTGGCATTGCTGATGGGCATCGGCAACCAGCAGCGTTGA
- the mrdA gene encoding penicillin-binding protein 2: protein MNNHTYRPYDHNHDIARRQRDFRLRLVLAFVLITVFFSVLLARFVYLQVFKHQDYVVQANTNRISLVPTAPIRGEIVDVNGVVLAHNYPAYSLEIVPGKIEGKIEGLIESLRPYVDITPGDLKRFKKFRAEFRSYENIPLKLKLHPDEAARLAAQLYRFKGVEINARTFRAYRYPELTAHFLGYIGRISDRDQKKLDEENLSALYRGSTHIGKSGLESFYERQLHGSPGYQEVEKDAYGNVVRVMKTVPPKTGQTLRLAMDIRLQQEADRLMDGRRGAVVAINPQTGGVLAFVSKPSFDPNLFIDGIDSDTWKALNEDWQKPLINRVTQGLYPPGSTFKPFMGMALLENGKITQTTVVPAPGAWSIPGSRHLFRDSVRSGHGSANLSKAIQVSSDTFFYRLGYEVGIDKTSPYLAEFGLGSPTGIDLPHEYKGVLPSREWKAKRFAKSKDPKAREWNPAEMVSVSIGQGYNAYTPLQMAHATASLANNGVVYRPHLVKELLDHERREITLIDPKPERTIPFKRENFEYIKEAMAKVLQGGTARRISHGLQYTMGGKTGTAQVVQIKQGARYNAAALAEQHRDHAWFISFAPVEQPQIAIAVLLENGGWGANAAPLARALSDYYLLTLQGGKAGKDAVIQTASEPHLNQASSHALLTASSAPLMQSEPSPFRQAYQSAAGVQTASGAAP, encoded by the coding sequence ATGAACAACCATACTTACCGGCCCTACGACCACAACCATGATATTGCCCGACGCCAGCGCGATTTCAGATTGCGGCTGGTGCTGGCCTTTGTGCTGATTACCGTTTTTTTCTCGGTGTTGCTGGCACGCTTTGTGTACCTTCAGGTATTCAAGCATCAAGATTATGTGGTTCAAGCCAATACCAACCGTATTTCGCTGGTGCCCACGGCACCGATACGCGGTGAAATCGTTGATGTTAACGGCGTGGTATTGGCGCACAATTATCCCGCTTATTCGCTTGAAATCGTGCCGGGAAAAATAGAGGGCAAAATAGAAGGTTTAATCGAATCGTTACGTCCTTATGTGGATATTACGCCGGGCGACTTGAAGCGTTTTAAAAAATTCCGTGCAGAATTCCGTTCTTACGAAAACATTCCCCTTAAATTAAAACTCCATCCCGATGAAGCGGCGCGTTTGGCGGCCCAGCTTTACCGCTTCAAAGGCGTGGAAATCAATGCCCGCACCTTCCGTGCCTACCGTTATCCTGAATTGACGGCACATTTTCTCGGCTATATCGGCCGCATCAGCGACCGTGATCAGAAAAAACTCGACGAAGAAAATCTGTCTGCACTTTATCGCGGCAGCACCCATATCGGCAAATCGGGTTTGGAAAGCTTTTACGAACGCCAGCTGCACGGTTCTCCCGGTTATCAGGAAGTGGAAAAAGACGCTTATGGCAACGTGGTGCGTGTGATGAAAACCGTTCCGCCCAAAACCGGCCAGACTTTGCGTTTGGCAATGGACATCCGTTTGCAGCAGGAAGCAGACCGCCTGATGGACGGCCGCCGCGGTGCGGTTGTGGCCATCAATCCGCAAACCGGAGGCGTGTTGGCGTTTGTGTCCAAACCGTCTTTCGACCCCAATTTATTTATCGACGGCATCGACAGCGACACATGGAAAGCTTTGAACGAAGATTGGCAAAAACCGCTGATTAACCGCGTAACGCAGGGCTTGTATCCTCCCGGTTCTACATTCAAACCGTTTATGGGTATGGCTTTGCTCGAAAACGGCAAGATTACCCAAACCACGGTTGTGCCGGCGCCGGGCGCGTGGAGCATTCCCGGTTCGCGTCATTTGTTCCGCGATTCGGTGCGCAGCGGGCATGGTTCGGCCAATTTGAGCAAGGCCATTCAGGTTTCTTCCGATACGTTTTTCTACCGCTTGGGCTATGAAGTAGGGATTGATAAAACCTCACCTTATTTGGCCGAATTCGGTTTAGGCTCGCCAACGGGTATCGATTTGCCGCACGAATACAAAGGCGTGCTGCCTTCGCGCGAATGGAAAGCCAAGCGTTTTGCCAAGTCTAAAGACCCGAAAGCGCGCGAGTGGAACCCTGCCGAGATGGTATCGGTGAGCATCGGGCAGGGCTACAATGCCTACACGCCGCTTCAGATGGCCCATGCCACGGCCTCTCTAGCCAACAACGGCGTGGTGTACCGCCCGCATTTGGTAAAAGAATTGCTCGACCACGAACGCCGTGAAATTACGCTGATTGATCCCAAACCCGAGCGCACGATTCCGTTTAAACGCGAAAACTTCGAATATATCAAAGAGGCGATGGCCAAAGTGTTGCAGGGCGGTACGGCGCGGCGCATCAGTCACGGCCTGCAATACACCATGGGCGGCAAAACCGGCACGGCGCAAGTGGTACAGATTAAGCAGGGTGCGCGTTACAATGCGGCGGCATTGGCCGAACAACACCGCGACCACGCTTGGTTTATTTCTTTCGCGCCGGTGGAGCAGCCGCAGATTGCGATTGCGGTATTGCTGGAAAACGGCGGTTGGGGTGCCAATGCTGCGCCTTTGGCCCGTGCGTTGAGCGATTATTACCTGCTGACCTTGCAGGGGGGGAAGGCGGGCAAAGATGCAGTGATTCAGACGGCCTCGGAGCCTCATCTCAATCAAGCATCAAGCCATGCGCTGCTGACTGCATCAAGTGCGCCGTTGATGCAGTCGGAGCCGTCGCCGTTCCGACAGGCTTATCAAAGTGCGGCAGGCGTTCAGACGGCCTCGGGAGCAGCACCATGA
- the mreD gene encoding rod shape-determining protein MreD produces the protein MTDFEDFHNRVPASIIVSSFVLAMLLDFMPFPFEVFFWLPEFTALVLLYWALHKPQTVGIGIAFAVGLLVDIGTASLLGQHALAYMVMVFFIQHHQRQIVLYHYGFQAVVVLAALLCSQAVLAVVRLMHDQRFAEWPAFVGPFVGALLWPLLSKMMLSILNSRRLRR, from the coding sequence ATGACTGATTTTGAAGATTTTCACAACCGTGTGCCGGCGAGCATCATCGTATCCAGCTTCGTGCTTGCCATGTTGCTGGATTTTATGCCGTTTCCGTTTGAAGTGTTTTTTTGGCTGCCCGAATTTACGGCATTGGTTTTGCTGTATTGGGCATTGCACAAACCGCAAACTGTAGGTATCGGCATAGCCTTTGCAGTAGGGCTGCTGGTAGATATCGGCACCGCTTCGTTATTGGGCCAGCATGCGCTGGCTTATATGGTGATGGTGTTTTTTATCCAGCATCATCAAAGGCAGATTGTGCTTTACCATTACGGCTTTCAGGCCGTTGTTGTGTTGGCGGCTTTGTTGTGCAGCCAAGCCGTGTTGGCGGTGGTGCGTTTGATGCACGATCAGCGTTTTGCCGAGTGGCCGGCGTTTGTCGGCCCTTTCGTAGGTGCTTTGCTGTGGCCGCTCTTAAGCAAAATGATGCTGTCTATTCTTAACTCCCGCCGTTTACGCCGATGA
- the mreC gene encoding rod shape-determining protein MreC, with translation MSEPSLNFAQKGMKPASKLIVLSIVCVALMMLDSRYAAVQHAKGYVATALYPLQWLANQPVHLYRYVNGFMQSQSALMADNKRLNEENGRLKLILEQSKLHARDLAELKKLQGLQQQGIRITGGAEIVSNGKDPLSDKLILNKGSTHGLRAGDAVIDGSGLMGQVTQVYPLNAELTLVTNGKTVIPVAVARTGVRSLLYGSGSAVSLRYFPADADLRAGDVLLTSGLDSVYPEGIPVAKIEQVAHAAGTPYYRVSLSPLAGFRSSKYVLVIPQQAGQAVPSEQAAQTSS, from the coding sequence ATGTCCGAACCTTCTTTGAACTTTGCCCAAAAGGGCATGAAGCCTGCCAGCAAATTGATTGTGCTGTCGATTGTGTGCGTGGCTTTGATGATGCTCGACAGCCGCTATGCCGCAGTTCAACATGCCAAAGGCTATGTGGCTACCGCGCTGTATCCTTTGCAGTGGCTGGCCAACCAGCCGGTGCATCTTTACCGTTATGTAAACGGTTTCATGCAGTCGCAATCTGCCTTGATGGCGGACAACAAACGTTTAAACGAAGAGAACGGCCGTCTGAAACTGATACTCGAGCAATCCAAGCTGCACGCGCGAGATTTGGCGGAATTGAAAAAACTGCAAGGTTTGCAACAGCAGGGTATACGCATCACGGGCGGAGCGGAAATCGTTTCCAACGGCAAAGACCCGCTTTCCGACAAACTGATTCTGAATAAAGGCAGCACGCACGGCCTGCGTGCCGGAGATGCCGTGATTGACGGCAGCGGCTTGATGGGGCAGGTTACGCAAGTGTATCCGTTGAACGCTGAGCTGACTTTGGTTACCAACGGCAAAACCGTGATTCCGGTAGCGGTGGCGCGCACGGGCGTGCGCAGCCTGCTTTACGGCAGCGGCAGTGCCGTAAGCCTGCGTTATTTTCCTGCCGATGCCGATTTGCGTGCCGGCGACGTGCTGTTGACCTCGGGTTTGGACAGCGTATATCCGGAAGGCATTCCCGTTGCTAAAATAGAACAGGTGGCGCATGCCGCAGGAACGCCTTACTACCGCGTATCACTTTCGCCTTTGGCCGGCTTCCGCAGCAGTAAGTATGTGCTGGTCATTCCTCAACAAGCCGGGCAGGCCGTGCCGTCTGAACAGGCCGCCCAAACTTCCTCTTAA
- a CDS encoding rod shape-determining protein, with protein sequence MFRFLTRYFSNDLAIDLGTANTLIYIRNKGIVLDEPSVVAMQTDAAHGKSAILAVGAEAKKMLGRTPGSIQAIRPMKDGVIADFNVTEKMLKQFIKKVNNSRFAAPPRIVICVPCGSTQVERKAIRDSASAAGASSVNLIEEPMAAAIGAGLPIEEATGCMVVDIGGGTTEVGVISLSGVVYSHSIRVGGDAFDESIINYVRRNYGMLIGEATAEEIKTKIGSAFPGMEVNEIEVKGRNLAEGIPRAFTISSNEVLEALTEPLNQIVQSVKNALEQTPPELGADIAERGLVLTGGGALLKGLDRLLAEETGLPVMIAEDPLTCVARGSGKALDMIGKLNSIFVVNP encoded by the coding sequence ATGTTTCGCTTTTTAACACGCTATTTTTCCAACGATCTTGCGATTGATTTGGGCACGGCCAACACGCTGATTTATATCCGTAACAAGGGTATCGTTTTGGACGAGCCTTCGGTTGTGGCGATGCAGACGGATGCGGCGCACGGCAAGAGTGCGATTTTGGCGGTGGGTGCGGAAGCTAAAAAAATGCTGGGTCGGACGCCGGGCAGCATTCAGGCCATCCGCCCGATGAAAGACGGTGTGATTGCTGATTTCAACGTGACTGAAAAAATGTTGAAACAGTTTATCAAAAAAGTGAATAACAGCCGCTTTGCCGCGCCGCCGCGTATCGTTATCTGCGTGCCGTGCGGTTCTACCCAAGTGGAGCGCAAAGCCATTCGTGATTCGGCTTCGGCAGCGGGTGCATCTTCGGTTAACCTGATTGAAGAACCGATGGCGGCGGCAATTGGTGCCGGTTTGCCGATTGAAGAAGCAACCGGCTGTATGGTGGTGGATATCGGCGGCGGAACAACCGAAGTGGGTGTGATTTCACTTTCGGGCGTAGTATATTCGCATTCCATCCGTGTGGGCGGCGATGCGTTTGACGAAAGCATTATCAATTATGTGCGCCGTAATTACGGTATGTTGATCGGGGAAGCAACCGCCGAAGAAATCAAAACCAAAATCGGCTCGGCTTTTCCGGGTATGGAAGTAAACGAAATCGAAGTGAAAGGCCGCAATTTGGCCGAAGGCATTCCGCGGGCTTTTACCATCAGCTCGAATGAAGTGTTGGAAGCATTAACCGAGCCTTTAAACCAAATCGTGCAGTCGGTAAAAAATGCGTTGGAGCAAACGCCGCCCGAATTGGGTGCGGACATTGCCGAGCGCGGTTTGGTGCTGACCGGCGGCGGGGCGTTGCTGAAAGGTTTGGACCGCCTGCTGGCCGAAGAAACCGGTTTGCCGGTGATGATTGCCGAAGATCCGTTAACCTGCGTGGCACGCGGTTCGGGTAAGGCTTTGGATATGATAGGCAAACTGAATTCGATTTTTGTGGTCAATCCTTAA
- the gatC gene encoding Asp-tRNA(Asn)/Glu-tRNA(Gln) amidotransferase subunit GatC: protein MALTLSDVEKIAKLSRLSLTDAEKAQNLQELNDIFSLVEKMQSVNTEGIEPMAHPHEVALRLREDKVTETDHAAEYQAVAPEVRNRLYIVPQVIEE, encoded by the coding sequence ATGGCCCTGACCTTGAGCGATGTGGAAAAAATTGCCAAACTTTCCCGCCTGAGCCTGACAGATGCTGAAAAAGCGCAAAACCTTCAAGAATTGAACGACATATTTTCATTGGTTGAAAAAATGCAATCGGTAAATACCGAAGGCATCGAACCGATGGCCCATCCTCACGAAGTTGCCCTGCGTTTGCGTGAAGACAAAGTAACCGAAACCGACCATGCCGCCGAATACCAAGCCGTTGCCCCCGAAGTGCGCAACCGCCTGTATATCGTTCCCCAAGTTATCGAAGAATAA
- the gatA gene encoding Asp-tRNA(Asn)/Glu-tRNA(Gln) amidotransferase subunit GatA encodes MTQYTLKQASELLQAKKISATELAQEYLNAIDARNPAINGYTTLNKELTLAEAKAADERLAAGNAGILTGVPIAFKDIFCQQGWRSACSSKMLDNFVSPYTATVVQNLLNEGMVTLGRTNMDEFAMGSTNETSFDGTTKNPWNLENVPGGSSGGSAAVIAARLAPAALGSDTGGSIRQPASHCGITGIKPTYGIVSRFGMVAYASSFDQAGPMAQTAEDCAILLNAMASFDERDSTSLERAKEDYTRNLNQPLKGLKVGLPKEYFGEGMSADVQKAIQAAIDLLKAQGAEMVEVSLPQTELSIPAYYVLTSAEASTNLSRYDGVRYGHRAAQFGDLEEMYSNTRAEGFGSEVKRRIMIGTYVLSHGYYDAYYLKAQKLRRLVTNDFQTALQQCDIILAPTAPTAAPKLNSNINDPVQMYLSDIYTIAVNLAGLPAMTLPAGFSSDGMPIGVQLIGNYFAEAKLLGVAHQMQLESDWHTKVPLDY; translated from the coding sequence ATGACCCAATACACCTTAAAACAAGCCAGCGAATTGCTGCAAGCCAAAAAAATTTCCGCCACCGAGCTGGCGCAAGAATATCTCAACGCCATCGACGCCCGAAACCCCGCGATCAACGGTTACACCACTCTGAATAAAGAATTAACGCTTGCCGAAGCCAAGGCCGCCGACGAACGTTTGGCCGCCGGAAACGCAGGCATCCTCACCGGCGTACCCATTGCCTTTAAAGACATCTTCTGCCAACAAGGTTGGAGAAGCGCGTGTTCCAGCAAAATGCTCGACAACTTCGTTTCCCCCTACACCGCCACCGTCGTACAAAACCTGCTCAACGAAGGCATGGTAACTCTTGGTCGCACCAATATGGACGAATTCGCCATGGGTTCCACCAACGAAACCTCGTTTGACGGCACCACTAAAAATCCGTGGAATTTAGAAAACGTGCCCGGCGGCTCTTCCGGCGGTTCCGCAGCCGTTATCGCCGCCCGTTTGGCACCTGCCGCATTAGGCTCCGACACTGGCGGCTCCATCCGCCAGCCTGCTTCGCATTGCGGCATTACCGGCATCAAACCCACCTACGGCATCGTTTCCCGTTTCGGCATGGTGGCTTACGCATCCAGCTTCGACCAAGCCGGCCCGATGGCACAAACCGCCGAAGACTGCGCCATTCTGCTGAATGCCATGGCAAGCTTCGACGAACGCGATTCCACCAGCTTGGAACGCGCCAAAGAAGACTACACCCGCAACTTAAACCAACCCCTTAAAGGCTTGAAAGTCGGCCTGCCCAAAGAATACTTCGGCGAAGGCATGAGCGCAGACGTACAAAAAGCCATTCAAGCGGCCATCGACCTGCTCAAAGCACAAGGCGCAGAAATGGTAGAAGTAAGCCTGCCGCAAACCGAGCTTTCCATCCCCGCATATTATGTTTTGACCTCGGCCGAAGCCAGCACCAACTTATCTCGCTACGACGGCGTACGTTACGGGCACCGCGCCGCCCAATTCGGCGACTTGGAAGAAATGTACAGCAACACCCGCGCCGAAGGCTTCGGCAGCGAAGTCAAACGCCGCATCATGATCGGCACCTACGTTTTGAGCCACGGCTATTACGACGCCTACTACCTCAAAGCCCAAAAACTGCGCCGTTTGGTCACCAACGATTTTCAGACGGCCTTACAGCAATGCGACATCATCCTCGCACCTACCGCACCCACCGCCGCGCCCAAACTGAACAGCAACATTAACGACCCCGTGCAGATGTACCTTTCCGACATCTACACCATCGCCGTCAACCTCGCCGGCCTTCCCGCCATGACCCTGCCCGCAGGTTTCTCTTCAGACGGCATGCCGATTGGCGTGCAATTGATTGGCAATTATTTCGCCGAAGCGAAATTGCTGGGCGTGGCGCATCAGATGCAGCTGGAAAGTGATTGGCACACCAAGGTACCGCTTGACTATTGA